In the genome of Candidatus Lernaella stagnicola, one region contains:
- a CDS encoding branched-chain amino acid transaminase encodes MTTFADVPGDTKVFMNGEFINWEDATVHVMTHALHYGSSVFEGIRCYKTPKGPAVFRFHEHMKRLYNSAKMYRMTPEIPVAELSENVLEVIRLNNFEECYIRPIVFRGTGPFGVSPMNNSIDIAVCCWLWGSYLGPEALENGVNVHVSSWNRLAPNTMPALAKCGANYANGQLIKMEALLNGYAEGIALDVYGYVSEGSGENIFIVQGNTLTTTPLGNSVLPGITRDSVMTLAREAGYQVLEAPMPREMLYIADEVFFTGTAAEITPLANIDQIQIGAGKRGPVVKDLQERFFAVIDGDAEDKYGWLTFV; translated from the coding sequence ATGACGACGTTTGCAGACGTACCCGGTGACACCAAAGTATTTATGAACGGAGAATTCATCAATTGGGAAGACGCCACCGTGCACGTAATGACACACGCCCTGCACTACGGCTCCAGCGTCTTTGAAGGCATTCGCTGCTACAAGACGCCCAAAGGCCCTGCGGTCTTCCGCTTCCACGAGCACATGAAACGCCTCTACAACTCGGCCAAGATGTATCGAATGACACCGGAAATTCCGGTAGCCGAACTCAGCGAAAACGTTCTGGAAGTGATCCGACTCAACAATTTCGAGGAATGCTACATTCGGCCGATCGTCTTCCGCGGCACCGGCCCCTTCGGCGTCAGCCCGATGAACAACTCCATCGACATCGCCGTTTGCTGTTGGCTTTGGGGTTCTTACCTCGGGCCCGAAGCGCTGGAAAACGGCGTCAACGTGCACGTGTCGAGTTGGAACCGCCTCGCCCCCAACACCATGCCGGCGCTGGCCAAATGCGGCGCGAACTACGCCAACGGCCAATTGATCAAGATGGAAGCGCTGTTGAACGGTTACGCCGAAGGCATCGCCCTGGATGTCTATGGCTACGTCTCCGAAGGCAGCGGCGAGAATATCTTCATCGTCCAGGGCAATACGCTGACCACCACGCCGCTGGGCAACTCGGTGCTACCCGGCATCACCCGCGACTCGGTTATGACCCTGGCCCGCGAAGCCGGCTACCAAGTGCTCGAAGCGCCGATGCCGCGCGAAATGCTCTACATCGCCGACGAAGTGTTCTTCACCGGCACGGCGGCCGAAATCACGCCGCTTGCCAACATCGACCAAATCCAGATCGGCGCGGGCAAACGCGGACCGGTCGTCAAGGACCTGCAAGAGCGCTTCTTCGCGGTCATCGACGGCGACGCGGAAGATAAATACGGCTGGCTGACTTTCGTATAG
- a CDS encoding alpha/beta fold hydrolase codes for MIGTIILWLVAIVAIAMMALYVAGRLLFRKQPLADQILFALTDDDRMVAIWRFLPKGDTPKKIPVILQHGLGANHLNFDMHEEVSLCRYLAARGYDVFAPDLRSGGLSLPRKWGAIDRWNIRFEHFVEQDLPAVFAEIQRATGRKKVHYVGHSMGGLIGYALAEGEYGKRMQSLTAVAGPAIFGHMQQFRSLLPLRPLMRPFKVIHQRLWTTIIALPAYLWPRFAGTNLVNPENVTGKTVAIAAVNALENMPRDLLLQFAQWVEHRQWGSEREEPYEELLDRITCPIYCLGGPVDHFCPPGANESIVDRVSSRKKQYRMFSRANGDLADYGHGDLIIGITAPREIFTSILAWLQDNE; via the coding sequence ATGATCGGTACCATCATCCTTTGGCTGGTGGCGATCGTCGCGATAGCGATGATGGCCTTGTACGTGGCGGGTCGCCTGTTGTTTCGGAAGCAACCGCTCGCGGATCAAATCCTCTTCGCCCTCACCGACGACGACCGCATGGTGGCCATCTGGCGCTTCCTGCCCAAAGGCGACACGCCGAAGAAAATCCCGGTGATCCTGCAGCACGGCCTGGGCGCCAATCACCTTAATTTCGACATGCACGAAGAGGTCAGCCTGTGCCGTTATCTGGCGGCGCGAGGTTACGACGTCTTTGCGCCCGACCTACGCAGCGGCGGGCTTTCTCTGCCGCGAAAATGGGGCGCCATCGATCGCTGGAACATCCGCTTCGAACATTTCGTCGAGCAGGACCTGCCCGCGGTGTTCGCGGAAATCCAACGCGCCACCGGTCGCAAGAAGGTCCACTATGTGGGGCATTCGATGGGCGGGTTGATCGGCTACGCACTGGCCGAAGGGGAGTACGGCAAACGCATGCAAAGCCTGACCGCCGTCGCGGGACCGGCGATCTTCGGCCACATGCAACAGTTTCGCTCGCTGCTGCCGCTGCGCCCCTTAATGAGACCCTTCAAGGTGATCCATCAACGCCTCTGGACGACGATCATCGCCCTGCCCGCTTATCTGTGGCCGCGATTCGCCGGCACCAACCTGGTGAATCCGGAAAACGTGACGGGGAAAACCGTCGCCATCGCCGCAGTGAACGCCCTGGAAAACATGCCGCGCGATTTGCTTCTTCAGTTCGCCCAGTGGGTGGAGCATCGCCAATGGGGCAGCGAGCGCGAGGAACCCTACGAGGAATTACTCGACCGCATCACGTGCCCCATCTACTGCCTGGGCGGGCCGGTCGATCACTTCTGCCCGCCGGGCGCCAACGAGAGCATCGTGGACCGTGTAAGCAGCCGCAAGAAACAATACCGCATGTTCTCGCGGGCCAACGGTGATTTGGCCGACTACGGCCACGGCGATTTGATCATCGGCATCACCGCGCCGCGGGAGATTTTTACCTCGATTCTCGCATGGTTGCAGGACAACGAATAA
- a CDS encoding cysteine synthase family protein: MNHKTPSVLDLIGNTPLVEVRRLNPKPGRVKIMAKLEGANPGGSIKDRVALSMIEGAERDGRLRPGMTVLEATSGNTGIGIAMVCAVKGYGCLLVMSEGVSIERRKILAAYGAEFLLTPAELATDGAIEKVYEMEREDGGGTYCLVDQYNNDANPMAHYRGTGPEIWRQTDGEITHFVAALGTTGTIMGHSRFFREKNPAIRIIAAEPNISHKIQGLKSLKASYVPGIWNKQAVDEKHVVSDDDAYAMTRRLAREEGILCGMSSGAAMHVAVQAAQEVDRGVIVVILPDGGERYLSTDLFRVPQE; the protein is encoded by the coding sequence GTGAATCACAAGACCCCCAGTGTGCTCGACTTAATCGGCAACACGCCGCTGGTCGAGGTGCGCCGGCTGAACCCGAAGCCGGGCCGGGTCAAAATCATGGCCAAGCTGGAGGGCGCAAATCCGGGCGGTTCGATCAAAGACCGCGTGGCGCTATCGATGATCGAAGGGGCGGAGCGCGACGGCCGCCTGCGGCCCGGCATGACGGTGTTGGAAGCCACCAGCGGCAACACGGGCATCGGCATCGCCATGGTCTGCGCGGTCAAGGGCTACGGCTGCTTGCTGGTGATGAGCGAAGGCGTGTCGATCGAACGGCGGAAAATCCTGGCCGCATACGGCGCCGAATTCCTGCTCACGCCGGCCGAGCTGGCCACCGACGGCGCGATCGAAAAAGTCTACGAAATGGAACGCGAGGACGGCGGCGGCACCTACTGCCTGGTCGATCAGTACAACAACGACGCCAACCCCATGGCGCACTACCGGGGCACGGGGCCGGAAATCTGGCGGCAGACCGACGGCGAAATTACGCACTTCGTGGCGGCGTTGGGCACGACAGGCACGATCATGGGCCACTCGCGCTTCTTCCGCGAAAAGAACCCCGCCATCCGCATCATTGCCGCCGAGCCGAATATCAGCCACAAAATTCAGGGACTTAAGAGCTTGAAGGCGTCGTACGTTCCGGGTATTTGGAACAAGCAGGCGGTCGACGAAAAACACGTCGTCAGTGATGATGACGCCTACGCGATGACCCGCCGTTTGGCCCGCGAGGAGGGCATCCTTTGCGGCATGTCCAGCGGCGCGGCGATGCATGTGGCGGTGCAGGCGGCGCAAGAAGTTGACCGCGGTGTGATCGTGGTGATCCTCCCCGACGGCGGCGAGCGCTACTTGTCGACCGACCTGTTCCGCGTGCCGCAGGAGTGA
- the cysS gene encoding cysteine--tRNA ligase, whose product MKLKNVLTRRKTVFKPLEPGVVKMYTDGPTVDAHVHLGLARRIVVNDLLKRTLIAKGYRVVHVMNITDLDDRTIAASAEVGEEIQPYTRRFEEAFFEDMAALGCLPADHTPRTSDHIEPMLELTQKLIDAGYCYEMLRNVYFDVSKLRSYGCLSGVKTDKIRVGATVDLDDYEKDDPRDFVVFKRCDLSEMRRGIGVKSKWGNVRPGWHVQCAAMSTHYLGMRFDIHASTKDLAFPHHENEIALISALTGQPPAHTWVHSGLVYAGGKKMTAFSGNVKTVRELIEAGYPGRLLRHWMLSVQYGQALHFSDEALEKSKIALARLDSFVRHLKHVRGAKRHPAVLSLAVKTENEFFAAMFDNMNVSVALAALHDFQRKINSLLADEPLARADARDILATLYRIDALLGIFEFADDDIDREIEDLLQKRERARASGDYEAADAIRDELARRGFEIADTPAGPRIRPLV is encoded by the coding sequence GTGAAGCTGAAAAACGTCCTGACCCGTCGCAAAACCGTTTTCAAGCCGCTCGAACCGGGCGTGGTGAAGATGTACACCGACGGCCCGACCGTTGACGCGCATGTACACCTCGGCCTGGCGCGGCGGATCGTCGTCAACGACCTGCTCAAGCGAACGCTGATCGCCAAGGGCTACCGGGTCGTGCATGTGATGAACATCACCGACCTGGACGACCGCACCATCGCCGCCAGCGCGGAAGTCGGCGAGGAAATCCAGCCTTATACCCGGCGTTTCGAAGAAGCCTTTTTCGAAGACATGGCCGCGCTCGGCTGCCTGCCGGCCGACCACACGCCACGCACCAGCGACCACATCGAGCCGATGCTCGAACTGACGCAGAAACTCATCGACGCCGGCTACTGCTACGAAATGCTGCGCAACGTGTATTTCGACGTGAGCAAGCTGCGAAGCTACGGTTGCCTGTCAGGCGTGAAGACCGACAAGATTCGCGTCGGCGCCACCGTCGATTTGGACGACTACGAAAAAGACGACCCGCGCGATTTCGTCGTCTTCAAGCGCTGCGACCTGTCGGAAATGCGGCGCGGCATCGGCGTGAAATCCAAGTGGGGCAACGTGCGCCCCGGCTGGCACGTGCAATGCGCCGCGATGAGCACTCATTACCTGGGCATGCGTTTCGACATCCACGCCTCGACCAAGGACCTGGCCTTCCCGCACCACGAAAACGAAATCGCGTTGATCTCCGCCCTCACCGGCCAACCGCCCGCCCATACCTGGGTGCACAGCGGGCTCGTGTACGCGGGGGGCAAGAAAATGACCGCCTTCTCCGGCAACGTCAAAACCGTGCGGGAATTGATCGAGGCCGGCTACCCCGGGCGACTGCTGCGCCATTGGATGCTCAGCGTCCAATACGGCCAGGCGTTGCACTTCAGCGACGAAGCCCTCGAGAAATCCAAAATTGCCCTGGCGCGCTTGGACTCCTTCGTGCGTCACCTCAAGCACGTGCGCGGAGCCAAACGTCACCCCGCCGTGCTGTCCCTGGCCGTCAAAACCGAGAATGAATTCTTCGCCGCGATGTTCGACAACATGAACGTCTCGGTCGCGTTGGCGGCGCTGCACGACTTCCAGCGCAAGATCAACTCGCTGCTGGCCGATGAGCCCCTGGCTCGCGCCGACGCCCGCGACATCCTGGCCACCCTCTACCGCATCGACGCCCTGCTGGGTATCTTCGAATTCGCCGACGACGACATCGACCGCGAGATCGAAGACCTGTTGCAGAAACGCGAAAGAGCCCGCGCCTCCGGCGATTATGAAGCCGCCGACGCGATTCGCGACGAGTTGGCCCGCCGCGGTTTCGAGATTGCCGACACCCCCGCCGGTCCGCGCATTCGCCCCCTCGTTTAG
- a CDS encoding radical SAM protein produces the protein MSAARFHVVLVTPYGTIASGPRLLAAVLKRAGFSCDVIFFNRWINNGVRMPDRREIDILLDTIAARKPNLVGLSFGSPYLAWARWVLAEVRDRLGVPTVAGGIHPTLKPADLHGHADFVAVGEGEALLVELATALRDGGDPTDIAGLHVRQGLRTIENPVSPLIDDLDTLPFRDFGDEGKMTQYGRRVVPGDPLRRERWLRVHASRGCPFACAYCYNASLKKVYGAQGNRHRIHSVDWTIAEVCYLLKVLPAVRRITFDDDTFIFPQRWLDEFCRRWPEEVGLPFDILAHPQAVTESHLTQLRKVGLVGVQVGIQAASRAEAADLYERTGLDKTVAFAHACRDLGIDAVYDLILDNPQSGDADREELLDLLEQMPKPYRLFLYSLNIFPQTGIEDSLAAPPEAVEGRSMRSLRQFRLTLAWPRPAKESLFAALISLAGHRGVRYSWIRRAWASERLRRNPRPVVALAYGLGWFRLGVMALRMLWRGELTGYKIREYANPKRLLTQ, from the coding sequence ATGTCCGCAGCCCGCTTTCATGTCGTGCTCGTGACGCCCTACGGCACGATCGCCAGCGGGCCGCGGCTCTTGGCTGCCGTGCTCAAACGCGCCGGCTTTAGCTGCGATGTCATTTTCTTCAACCGCTGGATCAACAACGGCGTGCGTATGCCCGACCGGCGGGAAATCGATATCCTTCTCGACACGATCGCCGCACGGAAACCGAACCTGGTCGGCCTCAGTTTCGGCTCCCCCTATCTCGCCTGGGCGCGATGGGTGTTGGCCGAAGTGCGCGACCGACTCGGCGTGCCGACCGTCGCCGGCGGCATTCACCCGACGTTGAAACCGGCGGATTTGCACGGCCACGCTGATTTCGTAGCCGTGGGCGAAGGAGAGGCGCTTCTCGTTGAACTCGCCACCGCTTTGCGCGACGGCGGCGACCCCACCGATATAGCGGGCCTGCATGTGCGCCAGGGATTGCGGACGATTGAAAACCCGGTCAGCCCGCTGATCGACGACTTAGATACCCTGCCTTTCCGCGATTTCGGCGATGAGGGGAAGATGACCCAGTACGGGCGGCGCGTCGTGCCCGGCGACCCCCTGCGCCGCGAACGTTGGCTGCGGGTGCATGCCAGCCGCGGCTGCCCATTCGCCTGCGCCTATTGCTATAACGCCAGCCTGAAAAAAGTGTACGGCGCGCAGGGCAATCGACATCGCATTCACAGCGTCGATTGGACGATCGCCGAGGTGTGCTACTTGCTGAAGGTGCTGCCCGCCGTGCGCCGCATCACCTTCGACGACGACACGTTCATCTTTCCGCAACGCTGGCTCGACGAGTTCTGTCGCCGGTGGCCGGAGGAAGTGGGCCTGCCTTTCGACATCCTCGCCCATCCGCAGGCGGTCACGGAATCGCACCTGACGCAGTTGAGGAAGGTGGGATTGGTAGGCGTACAGGTCGGTATTCAAGCGGCAAGCCGCGCCGAAGCCGCCGACCTATATGAGCGCACCGGTTTGGACAAAACCGTTGCCTTCGCCCACGCCTGTCGCGATCTGGGAATCGACGCGGTCTACGATCTGATACTCGATAATCCGCAGAGTGGCGACGCCGACCGCGAGGAACTGCTCGATTTGCTCGAACAAATGCCCAAGCCGTACCGCTTGTTTTTGTACAGCTTGAACATCTTTCCGCAAACCGGTATCGAAGACAGCCTGGCTGCGCCGCCCGAAGCCGTTGAAGGCCGCAGCATGCGTAGCCTGCGTCAATTCCGCTTGACCTTGGCGTGGCCGCGCCCGGCGAAAGAGTCGCTGTTTGCGGCGCTGATCAGCTTGGCCGGGCACCGGGGCGTGCGCTACTCCTGGATCCGCCGCGCGTGGGCCAGTGAGCGCTTGCGTCGCAACCCGCGCCCGGTCGTCGCCCTGGCATACGGACTGGGCTGGTTTCGCCTGGGAGTCATGGCGCTGCGTATGCTGTGGCGCGGTGAACTGACAGGCTATAAGATTCGTGAATACGCCAATCCGAAAAGGCTGTTGACCCAGTGA
- a CDS encoding SGNH/GDSL hydrolase family protein — protein MRQARNVFLIVVWVCVTAAVVSADDLQGAIYFDADANSISLYEQDFSGPDQGVDGVDVILFGHTNYAESVTAGGGGFEFSDVGPGRYLLHLDVGGTHECVTNNRSLRLPFAVVEGDVKVVAFGDSNGVVGSDVPYPQHVTNYLGDFADAELDNQSIAGSLAREWVPGAPEGYFDDNLLPAIADADVITFTLGGNDLLDHFGDPPFELADLLLALATFPPVFNEIKGDIEEIAAAVHAANPDADLVYLVYPVFANSELWAEVNGEDLIPMVRQLMTTIFGNMRVEFSDIPYLILADIMGSVSPEVMIDEFLYDDIHPNDAGHIWYANEVFKSLGGIIAGEEKATLERSFGFDAAALTPGESLDPGDYEPPGAIGDDDDTTGDDDDTAGDDDASDDDATGDDDDADGDDDDDTDGGCG, from the coding sequence ATGCGGCAAGCGCGAAACGTTTTCCTTATTGTGGTGTGGGTTTGTGTCACGGCGGCGGTAGTGTCGGCCGATGATCTGCAAGGCGCGATTTACTTCGACGCCGACGCCAATTCGATTTCCTTGTACGAGCAAGATTTCAGCGGTCCCGACCAAGGGGTCGACGGCGTGGACGTCATCTTGTTCGGTCATACGAATTACGCCGAGTCGGTCACGGCGGGCGGCGGCGGGTTCGAGTTCAGCGATGTGGGGCCGGGCCGCTATTTGTTGCATTTGGACGTAGGCGGTACCCACGAATGCGTGACCAACAACCGCAGCCTGCGTTTGCCCTTCGCCGTGGTGGAAGGCGACGTGAAGGTCGTGGCCTTCGGCGATTCCAACGGCGTGGTCGGTTCCGATGTGCCGTACCCTCAACACGTGACGAACTACCTGGGCGATTTCGCCGACGCGGAATTGGACAACCAGTCGATTGCCGGCAGCCTAGCCCGCGAGTGGGTGCCCGGCGCGCCCGAGGGCTACTTCGACGACAACCTGCTGCCGGCCATTGCCGACGCGGATGTGATTACCTTCACCTTGGGCGGCAACGATCTGCTCGACCATTTCGGCGATCCGCCTTTTGAACTCGCCGACCTGCTTCTCGCCCTGGCGACGTTCCCGCCGGTGTTCAACGAAATCAAGGGCGACATCGAGGAAATCGCGGCGGCGGTACACGCGGCCAATCCGGATGCCGACCTGGTGTATCTCGTCTATCCGGTGTTCGCCAACAGCGAATTGTGGGCTGAGGTCAACGGCGAAGACTTGATCCCCATGGTGCGGCAACTGATGACGACCATTTTCGGCAACATGCGGGTCGAATTCAGCGACATCCCGTACCTGATTCTCGCCGATATTATGGGGTCGGTGAGCCCCGAGGTGATGATCGACGAATTCCTTTACGACGACATCCACCCCAACGACGCGGGGCACATCTGGTACGCGAATGAAGTCTTCAAATCCTTGGGCGGAATCATTGCCGGGGAGGAAAAGGCCACGTTGGAACGGAGCTTCGGTTTCGATGCGGCGGCGCTGACGCCCGGCGAGTCTCTCGACCCGGGCGACTACGAGCCACCGGGGGCAATCGGTGACGATGACGACACTACCGGTGACGATGACGACACTGCCGGTGACGACGATGCGTCGGATGACGACGCTACCGGTGACGATGACGACGCCGACGGCGACGATGATGATGACACCGATGGCGGCTGCGGCTGA
- a CDS encoding glycerophosphodiester phosphodiesterase family protein: MKYVLFILLSLLVAFALVACGDDDDDDDSVATDDDDDDDDDDSVATDDDDDDDDDDDNDDDDNDDDNDDDDDDNDTTPPLDCAGGLDHLYECEIAVPGDGSAFTASEALSDCQDNVVYDYATWGCILDCADQLAGDCSDWIDNMLCVPLCLFHSGPVPDDCVPAYPDARTCGHRGATLYAPENTIPAFEMAIEQGASMVEVDVRHTLDGYLVCMHDDTVDRTTDGTGRVEDMTLAEIQALTIDDSNYDDAYPELRIPTFAEALAAIDDGGVMVDIDAKTDRIDLVVQAVDDAAMTDRVVAYCGGQGEVDAYLAEDPDFPVMPGADTPDEVYFYLANYDLSYLEFTAASASPDAIAAVHAAGVIAFQDALGFGDLIFLLGSLEGWLDMLTNGIDIIQTDLPHVLTPFIDAVCE, translated from the coding sequence ATGAAGTATGTCCTTTTTATCTTGCTTTCCCTGCTCGTCGCCTTCGCCCTTGTCGCTTGCGGCGATGATGACGACGACGATGACTCCGTGGCGACCGACGACGATGACGATGACGACGACGATGACTCCGTGGCGACCGACGACGATGACGATGACGACGACGATGACGACAACGACGACGATGACAACGACGATGATAATGACGACGACGATGACGACAACGACACCACGCCGCCGTTGGATTGCGCGGGCGGCCTCGACCATCTCTACGAGTGCGAAATCGCCGTTCCGGGTGATGGCAGCGCGTTTACCGCCTCCGAAGCACTAAGCGATTGCCAAGACAACGTCGTCTACGATTACGCCACGTGGGGCTGCATCTTGGATTGCGCGGACCAGCTTGCCGGCGACTGCAGCGATTGGATCGACAACATGCTCTGCGTGCCCCTGTGCTTGTTCCACTCCGGACCCGTGCCCGATGATTGCGTGCCCGCCTACCCCGACGCGCGCACCTGCGGACACCGCGGGGCCACGCTGTACGCACCCGAAAACACCATTCCGGCCTTCGAAATGGCCATCGAGCAAGGCGCGTCGATGGTCGAAGTCGACGTGCGCCACACCCTCGACGGGTACTTGGTCTGCATGCATGACGACACCGTCGACCGCACTACCGACGGAACAGGACGAGTGGAAGACATGACGCTGGCCGAGATCCAAGCCCTCACCATCGATGACAGCAACTACGACGACGCCTACCCCGAATTGCGCATACCGACCTTCGCCGAAGCGCTGGCGGCCATCGACGACGGCGGCGTCATGGTAGATATCGACGCCAAGACCGACCGCATCGATTTGGTCGTGCAGGCCGTGGACGACGCGGCCATGACCGATCGCGTTGTTGCCTATTGCGGCGGTCAGGGCGAAGTCGACGCGTACCTGGCCGAAGATCCGGATTTCCCCGTGATGCCCGGGGCGGATACGCCGGACGAAGTGTATTTCTACTTGGCCAATTACGACTTGTCCTACCTTGAATTCACGGCGGCGTCAGCTTCACCCGATGCCATCGCCGCAGTGCACGCGGCGGGCGTGATCGCGTTTCAGGACGCGTTGGGTTTTGGTGATTTGATTTTCCTGCTGGGTTCGCTGGAAGGTTGGCTCGACATGCTGACCAACGGCATCGATATTATTCAAACCGACCTGCCGCACGTGCTCACACCCTTTATTGATGCGGTGTGCGAGTAG
- a CDS encoding divergent polysaccharide deacetylase family protein translates to MLDRHRSSWLDRWGRLLAGQPDHLRLGIALAGFVLFIGLSSLVFAAANGWLGQILPAAAQTNGVGGAAEYDDDFVARLERVTDIAKGCFLDVGLSKDHFLTRHTQDTEVGSHRFRFRYWDVWIPGDFSISELLATMRSHRGMKQENVKLEFNEGSSDEKTYTIEVYVDGINTHRMWFTKATQELPEGAKVLLAYLPDDPGKIDFDSLPTVKYKGPPRVAVIIDDIGFRAVIDHLFLTLPAQINLSVLPFGPTSTETAKLAHEKGFEIMLHQPMEPINSTDHDPGRGKLTLNMSEEDVLRTVEQNLAIVPYVKGMNNHMGSAFTRNAAKMRTALEPLKKRNLFFIDSVTIGDSKAYRVAQQFGIRSAARNVFLDVRPDLPSVRRQVELLGRIAQAQGQAIGIGHPFQNTFIALKEVMPKLMAQGVQIVPVSHLVR, encoded by the coding sequence ATGCTGGACCGCCACCGGTCATCGTGGCTCGATCGTTGGGGGCGCCTGCTCGCCGGGCAGCCGGACCATCTGCGCCTCGGGATCGCGCTGGCGGGCTTCGTGCTTTTCATCGGGCTTTCCTCACTGGTATTCGCCGCCGCAAACGGTTGGCTGGGGCAGATCCTCCCGGCGGCGGCTCAGACGAACGGCGTCGGCGGCGCGGCGGAATACGATGACGATTTTGTGGCGCGACTCGAACGCGTCACGGACATTGCCAAGGGTTGTTTCCTCGACGTGGGCCTATCCAAGGACCATTTTCTCACCCGGCATACGCAAGACACGGAAGTCGGATCGCACCGCTTTCGGTTTCGCTACTGGGATGTTTGGATTCCGGGCGACTTCAGTATCAGCGAACTGCTGGCGACCATGCGCTCCCACCGCGGCATGAAGCAGGAAAACGTCAAACTCGAATTCAACGAAGGCAGTTCGGACGAAAAGACCTACACGATCGAAGTCTATGTCGACGGCATCAACACGCATCGCATGTGGTTTACCAAAGCCACGCAGGAGTTGCCGGAAGGCGCCAAAGTGTTGTTGGCGTATCTACCGGACGATCCCGGCAAGATCGACTTTGACTCGCTGCCGACCGTCAAATACAAAGGCCCGCCGCGGGTGGCGGTGATTATCGACGACATCGGCTTTCGCGCGGTCATCGATCATCTCTTCTTGACGCTGCCGGCGCAGATCAACCTCAGTGTGCTGCCTTTTGGGCCGACCTCGACCGAGACCGCGAAACTGGCTCATGAAAAGGGTTTCGAAATCATGCTTCACCAACCGATGGAACCCATCAACTCGACTGACCACGACCCCGGTCGCGGCAAGCTGACGCTGAACATGAGCGAGGAAGACGTGTTGCGAACCGTGGAGCAGAACCTCGCGATCGTGCCCTACGTCAAAGGCATGAACAACCATATGGGCAGCGCCTTCACGCGCAACGCCGCGAAGATGCGAACCGCGCTCGAGCCGCTGAAAAAGCGAAACTTGTTTTTTATTGATTCGGTGACCATCGGCGATTCCAAGGCGTATCGCGTGGCGCAGCAGTTCGGAATACGTAGCGCGGCGCGCAATGTGTTTCTCGATGTGCGGCCGGACCTGCCCTCGGTGCGGCGGCAGGTGGAACTATTGGGGCGCATCGCTCAGGCGCAGGGCCAGGCGATCGGCATCGGCCACCCTTTCCAGAATACGTTCATTGCGTTGAAGGAAGTCATGCCCAAGCTCATGGCGCAGGGCGTTCAGATCGTTCCCGTCAGCCATTTGGTGCGCTAG